One Heptranchias perlo isolate sHepPer1 chromosome 39, sHepPer1.hap1, whole genome shotgun sequence DNA segment encodes these proteins:
- the LOC137305008 gene encoding probable G-protein coupled receptor 139, whose protein sequence is MGQPVIIQIENIYYPILATVGIPANLVTIVILSRGSCGLSNCITRYLVAMASGDLLILIFGVILYEIQDAYFPHSFLNYTPICRINIVFLLASYDFSIWLTVAFTFDRFIAICCQKLRTKYCTEKTAAVVIAVVCFFSALENIPFYFAVEPREIINNVPWSCYMKSSFYTLPIWAALLWLENILTPFLPFLLILLLNALTIRHIVLANRVRRGLRGNKDGENHNDPEMENRRRSMILLLAISGSFILLWMVSFIFYIYVQFADTQLLDANYDDPFTIMEQSGYMLRSLSSCTNTFIYAASQSKFRDELKNMMKRLLAPITCLFK, encoded by the exons ATGGGACAGCCGGTAATCATACAGATAGAAAACATATACTACCCTATTCTTGCAACAGTCGGTATTCCGG CCAATTtggtgacaattgtgattctctcccgcGGAAGCTGCGGCCTCTCCAATTGCATCACCcgttacctggtggccatggcgtcGGGGGATCTACTGATCCTGATATTTGGTGTAATCCTGTATGAGATTCAAGATGCTTATTTCCCACATTCATTCCTGAACTACACTCCTATTTGTCGAATCAATATCGTCTTTCTTCTTGCTTCCTATGATTTTTCTATCTGGTTAaccgtcgctttcacctttgatagaTTCATCGCCATTTGTTGTCAAAAGTTgagaacaaaatattgcaccgaaaaAACTGCGGCTGTGGTTATAGCAGTGGTGTGTTTCTTCAGCGCtttagaaaatattccattcTACTTTGCAGTTGAACCTCGGGAAATAATTAACAATGTACCATGGTCCTGCTATATGAAATCCAGCTTCTATACATTACCCATATGGGCAGCACTTTTGTGGTTGGAAAATATTTTAACCCCATTTCTTCCGTTTTTGTTGATTTTACTGCTCAATGCTCTGACTATTAGGCACATTGTGCTGGCCAATAGAGTGAGGAGGGGACTCCGAGGAAACAAGGATGGTGAAAATCAcaatgatccagagatggagaaccgaagaagATCGATGATTTTACTGCTCGCCATATCTGGCAGTTTTATACTGCTATGGATGGTATCattcatattttatatttatgtacaATTTGCAGACACCCAACTTTTAGATGCAAATTACGACGACCCTTTCACTATTATGGAACAATCCGGATACATGCTTCGGTCtttgagttcctgcacaaacacgtttatttatgcagcgtcccagagtaaattcagagatGAGCTGAAGAATATGATGAAGCGTCTCCTGGCTCCAATAACCTGTTTATTTAAGTAA